The following coding sequences are from one Pseudonocardia sp. EC080619-01 window:
- a CDS encoding DUF2252 domain-containing protein encodes MTSHPVLAGSDRESFGSLHRRSTPRDERYRIGKGRREAAPRSTLASWSSALRRVDPVDLVEITNSGRVPELVPLRVQRMSASPHAFLRGAAALHAADFAVLPATGIHPVICGDAHLGNFGFYASPERELVFDLNDFDEAHPGAWEWDLRRLVASTWVAGRDSGASERQCAEAVARCVHAYAEHLRALAEQPLLARSFDVMDVETLRDDADHKTARRAIDKAAERARKRTSDRALPRFVSEDGGERRIVTEPPLITHPDDEHTDRILAALDDYLATLPPHWARILGGYHATDVAHKVVGVGSVGLRAYLVLCEGSSPDDVLFLQLKQARRSVVGPYVHGHEAWHSHQGQRVVEYQQALQTVSDPLLGWTTVGGRQYYVRQFRDMKGAIVPDTLSAPALADYADICGKLLAKGHARTSGASMIAGYLGKGGKVADALCTFARAYADQTEADHDALLRAIRSGRLSDRTPEQVPGGAIG; translated from the coding sequence GTGACCTCGCATCCCGTGCTGGCCGGATCGGACCGGGAGTCCTTCGGCTCCCTGCACCGCCGCTCCACCCCGCGCGACGAGCGCTACCGGATCGGCAAGGGGCGGCGGGAGGCCGCGCCCCGGTCCACGCTCGCGTCGTGGTCGTCGGCGCTGCGGCGGGTCGACCCGGTCGATCTCGTCGAGATCACCAACTCCGGCCGGGTGCCCGAGCTCGTCCCGCTGCGCGTGCAGCGGATGAGCGCGTCGCCGCACGCGTTCCTGCGCGGTGCCGCGGCGCTGCACGCCGCCGACTTCGCGGTGCTGCCCGCCACCGGGATCCACCCGGTGATCTGCGGCGACGCCCATCTCGGCAACTTCGGCTTCTACGCCTCACCGGAGCGCGAGCTCGTCTTCGACCTCAACGACTTCGACGAGGCCCATCCCGGGGCCTGGGAGTGGGACCTGCGCCGGCTGGTCGCCTCCACCTGGGTGGCCGGGCGGGACTCGGGGGCGTCGGAGCGGCAGTGCGCCGAGGCCGTCGCCCGCTGCGTGCACGCCTACGCCGAGCACCTGCGCGCGCTGGCCGAGCAGCCGCTGCTGGCGCGCTCGTTCGACGTCATGGACGTCGAGACGCTGCGCGACGACGCCGACCACAAGACCGCCCGGCGGGCCATCGACAAGGCCGCCGAGCGCGCCCGCAAGCGGACCAGCGACCGGGCCCTGCCCCGGTTCGTGAGCGAGGACGGTGGCGAGCGCCGGATCGTCACCGAGCCGCCGCTGATCACCCACCCCGACGACGAGCACACCGACCGGATCCTCGCCGCGCTCGACGACTACCTCGCCACGCTCCCGCCGCACTGGGCGCGGATCCTCGGCGGCTACCACGCCACCGACGTCGCCCACAAGGTCGTCGGGGTCGGCTCGGTCGGGCTGCGCGCCTACCTGGTGCTGTGCGAGGGCTCCAGCCCGGACGACGTGCTGTTCCTCCAGCTCAAGCAGGCGCGGCGGTCGGTCGTCGGCCCGTACGTGCACGGCCACGAGGCGTGGCACTCGCACCAGGGACAGCGCGTCGTCGAGTACCAGCAGGCGCTGCAGACCGTCTCCGACCCGCTGCTCGGCTGGACGACGGTCGGCGGCCGCCAGTACTACGTCCGCCAGTTCCGCGACATGAAGGGCGCGATCGTGCCGGACACGCTGTCCGCGCCCGCGTTGGCGGACTACGCCGACATCTGCGGGAAGCTGCTCGCGAAGGGGCACGCCCGGACCTCCGGTGCGTCCATGATCGCCGGTTACCTGGGCAAGGGCGGCAAGGTCGCGGACGCGCTGTGCACCTTCGCCCGCGCCTACGCCGACCAGACCGAGGCCGACCACGACGCGTTGCTGCGCGCAATCCGGTCGGGGCGCCTGTCGGATCGGACACCTGAGCAGGTGCCCGGTGGGGCCATCGGCTAA
- a CDS encoding DUF5130 family protein: MASGSGVAVFQGNEEDLPEGSVVTASGRVSVAEQFREPDRSDLPFSPVQLTRLDDALTLTSRETGLRFALYLGDLGSDARATAVDLHGRIEGYDDAVLVAVSPGQRLLEIVTGAEAAVRLTDRGAKLALMSMVASFKEGDLFGGLLSGLRMLADQAGTRG, from the coding sequence GTGGCAAGTGGTAGCGGCGTCGCCGTCTTCCAGGGCAACGAGGAGGACCTGCCGGAGGGGTCGGTGGTCACGGCCTCCGGCCGGGTCTCCGTGGCCGAGCAGTTCCGCGAGCCCGACCGGTCCGACCTCCCGTTCTCCCCGGTGCAGCTCACGCGTCTCGACGACGCGCTGACCCTCACCAGCCGGGAGACCGGCCTGCGGTTCGCCCTGTACCTGGGTGACCTCGGGTCCGACGCGCGGGCGACCGCCGTCGACCTGCACGGCCGGATCGAGGGCTACGACGACGCCGTCCTGGTCGCCGTGAGTCCCGGGCAGCGGCTGCTGGAGATCGTCACCGGCGCCGAGGCCGCGGTCCGGCTGACCGACCGCGGTGCCAAGCTCGCCCTGATGAGCATGGTGGCGTCCTTCAAGGAGGGCGATCTCTTCGGTGGCCTGCTCTCCGGGCTGCGCATGCTGGCCGACCAGGCCGGTACCCGGGGCTGA
- a CDS encoding response regulator transcription factor — protein MTGASPILIVDDHELVGSALALNLRAEGEDATFQPVRSAAGVLDHARRGEPGLIVLDLDLGRDPDGNRIDGVRLVAPLVDLGWRVVVLSGSSDAGRVGAALDAGGFVFVPKNAPFPALLNAIREARAGRSVMPPGRREQFIKLHRDRESERRDLHEKLNKLTQREREVLALLAGGKRAQAVADHFVVSLATVRTQIRAVLTKLEVGSQLEAVALYRKAAGL, from the coding sequence ATGACCGGGGCGAGCCCGATCCTGATCGTCGACGACCACGAGCTGGTCGGTTCGGCCCTGGCGCTGAACCTGCGCGCCGAGGGTGAGGACGCGACGTTCCAGCCCGTGCGGTCGGCGGCCGGCGTCCTCGACCACGCCCGCCGCGGCGAGCCCGGGCTGATCGTGCTCGACCTGGACCTCGGCCGGGACCCGGACGGCAACCGGATCGACGGGGTGCGCCTGGTCGCGCCGCTGGTCGACCTCGGATGGCGGGTCGTGGTCCTGTCCGGCAGCTCCGACGCGGGCCGGGTCGGCGCCGCGCTCGACGCCGGGGGGTTCGTCTTCGTCCCGAAGAACGCCCCGTTCCCGGCTCTGCTCAACGCCATCCGCGAGGCCAGGGCGGGGCGGTCGGTGATGCCGCCCGGCCGCCGGGAGCAGTTCATCAAGCTGCACCGCGACCGCGAGAGCGAGCGCCGCGACCTGCACGAGAAGCTGAACAAGCTCACGCAGCGCGAGCGCGAGGTGCTGGCGCTGCTCGCCGGCGGGAAGCGGGCCCAGGCCGTCGCGGACCATTTCGTCGTGTCGCTGGCGACCGTCCGGACCCAGATCCGCGCCGTCCTCACCAAGCTCGAGGTCGGGTCCCAGCTCGAGGCCGTGGCGCTCTACCGGAAGGCAGCAGGGCTCTGA
- a CDS encoding sensor histidine kinase KdpD — MVVVAVTRPAVVTGWLDVASSTSVLTLVAAAVGSAAAIVALVTGRLSGDPRPSWFGAALLLYGVVVLPLSALVVQGQPAGVSRLAVLSMLAVGMCILIAALRPPARLGAWGGWALFVVAMALGGVVALQEETPFSTVLATSPLPSILIQAGWSAVAVLFLFDGYRRQSRVRSRLGLGLLVIAVSQLYRAVVPSEPVTGLVYPSLRILGMAVVLSALLSMALRAVTRLQDEYDRLQETLGDATRLLERAAGQAAERDHELRNGLAGLAGAAYLLSHTDGDDRTDQLREAVLSELGRLRVMLESPVLATGGPAEEPDPLVDERDAALLDLGPAFAPVTPAPLAANGHVHGVGPVLHQLVDLRADQQGITLRVDDGLPAVAAPESVTRQVVTNLLANCARHAPGASVTVRGRDADVPGFVAVEVRDTGPGLPGGQDTMVIRRGVHDESAGGSGLGLHISARLAHEHGGDLVLHTAHDPLGCLAVLTLPVAH, encoded by the coding sequence GTGGTCGTCGTGGCGGTCACCCGGCCCGCGGTCGTCACCGGCTGGCTCGACGTCGCCTCCTCGACCTCGGTCCTGACCCTGGTCGCCGCCGCGGTCGGCTCGGCGGCGGCGATCGTCGCCCTCGTCACCGGGCGGCTGTCGGGGGACCCGCGGCCGTCCTGGTTCGGGGCGGCGCTGCTGCTCTACGGCGTGGTCGTGCTGCCGCTGTCGGCGCTCGTCGTCCAGGGGCAGCCGGCCGGGGTGTCCCGGCTCGCGGTGCTGTCGATGCTCGCGGTGGGCATGTGCATCCTGATCGCCGCCCTGCGCCCGCCGGCCCGGCTCGGGGCCTGGGGCGGCTGGGCGCTGTTCGTGGTCGCGATGGCGCTCGGCGGCGTGGTCGCGCTCCAGGAGGAGACGCCGTTCAGCACGGTGCTGGCCACCAGCCCGCTGCCGTCGATCCTGATCCAGGCCGGCTGGTCCGCCGTCGCGGTGCTGTTCCTGTTCGACGGCTACCGGCGGCAGAGCCGGGTCCGGTCCCGGCTCGGCCTGGGGCTGCTGGTCATCGCGGTGTCGCAGCTGTACCGGGCCGTCGTCCCCAGCGAGCCGGTGACCGGCCTGGTGTACCCGTCGCTGCGGATCCTCGGGATGGCCGTCGTGCTGTCGGCGCTGCTCAGCATGGCGCTGCGCGCGGTGACCCGGCTGCAGGACGAGTACGACCGGCTGCAGGAGACCCTGGGCGACGCGACCCGGCTGCTCGAGCGCGCCGCCGGGCAGGCCGCCGAGCGCGACCACGAGCTGCGCAACGGCCTCGCCGGCCTCGCGGGTGCGGCCTACCTGCTCTCGCACACCGACGGCGACGACCGCACCGACCAGCTCCGTGAGGCCGTGCTGTCCGAGCTCGGCCGGCTGCGCGTGATGCTGGAGAGCCCGGTGCTGGCCACCGGCGGGCCCGCGGAGGAGCCCGATCCGCTCGTCGACGAGCGGGACGCGGCACTGCTCGACCTGGGCCCGGCGTTCGCGCCCGTCACCCCGGCGCCGCTCGCCGCGAACGGGCACGTGCACGGCGTCGGACCGGTGCTGCACCAGCTGGTCGACCTGCGAGCCGACCAGCAGGGGATCACCCTCCGGGTCGACGACGGGCTGCCCGCCGTCGCGGCGCCGGAGTCGGTCACGCGCCAGGTCGTGACCAACCTGCTCGCCAACTGCGCCCGGCACGCCCCCGGGGCGTCGGTGACGGTGCGGGGCCGCGACGCCGACGTCCCCGGATTCGTGGCCGTCGAGGTCCGCGACACCGGGCCCGGTCTCCCCGGCGGGCAGGACACCATGGTGATCCGACGCGGGGTGCACGACGAGTCGGCGGGCGGATCCGGGCTCGGCCTCCACATCAGCGCCCGGTTGGCGCACGAGCACGGCGGCGATCTGGTGCTCCACACGGCGCACGACCCGCTGGGCTGTCTGGCAGTACTCACTCTTCCGGTTGCCCACTGA
- the pepN gene encoding aminopeptidase N, with translation MTPPNLTRVQAEERAALLDVSTYDVTIDLTDGAGAPSERTFAVTTTVRFAAAEPGGSTWIEWVGEDITSATLNGTGLDVAGWTEEGGLALPDLAAENELTVVATGLYTNTGEGLHRFVDPVDGGVYLYSQFETADCKRLFPCFDQPDLKARYTITVTAPEDWKVVSNAPAAVEGGVHRFERTGILSTYLVALIAGPYASWHDTYRDEHAEIPLGIYCRASLAPHMDHERIFTETKQGFDFYHRNFRVTYPFGKYDQLFVPEFNAGAMENAGAITFLEDYVFRSRVTRTLYERRAETILHEMAHMWFGDLVTMRWWDDLWLNESFATWASVLCQADATEYTNAWTTFANVEKSWAYRQDQLPSTHPIAADIPDLQAVEVNFDGITYAKGASVLKQLVAYVGLEPFLAGLRDYFAAHAWGNATFDDLLGALEKASGRDLSDWGAQWLRTTGLNLLRPSFGVDEAGKFTSFDVVQGGARPGAGELRTHRIAVGVYDDDPATGKLVRTHRVELDVSGERTPVPELVGLPRGKLVLVNDDDLTYCALRLDPGSLATLVDRIGDIADPLPRTLCWSSAWEMTREAELKARDFVTLVAGGFDTETEIGVVQRLLMQAQTATASYCTPEWAAGRGWPLLTDALRFRLDTAPAGSDIQLAVVNALASSVLPDVTLDAMKGWLLDVQVPAGLTVDADLRWRLLHALVAHGRAGETEIAEEEQRDATSTGARQGERARALVPTAEAKERAWQRAVHDDSLPNSMNESAIAGFSHPAQRGLLDGYVDRYFAEIDGVWARRTSELAQNVVVGLFPSWAVEPSTVAAADAWLADESKPAALRRLVTEGRAGIVRALAAREFDGQPTPSTPDQATAVEQP, from the coding sequence GTGACCCCGCCCAACCTGACCCGTGTCCAGGCCGAGGAGCGCGCAGCGCTGCTCGACGTGTCGACCTACGACGTCACGATCGACCTCACCGACGGCGCCGGTGCCCCCTCCGAGCGGACGTTCGCCGTCACCACCACCGTGCGGTTCGCCGCGGCGGAACCGGGCGGCAGCACCTGGATCGAGTGGGTCGGCGAGGACATCACCTCGGCGACGCTGAACGGGACCGGACTCGACGTCGCGGGATGGACCGAGGAGGGCGGCCTCGCGCTGCCGGACCTGGCGGCCGAGAACGAGCTGACGGTCGTCGCCACCGGCCTGTACACCAACACCGGCGAGGGCCTGCACCGTTTCGTCGACCCGGTCGACGGCGGTGTCTACCTCTACTCGCAGTTCGAGACGGCCGACTGCAAGCGGCTGTTCCCGTGCTTCGACCAGCCCGACCTGAAGGCCCGCTACACGATCACCGTGACCGCGCCGGAGGACTGGAAGGTCGTCTCGAACGCACCGGCCGCCGTCGAGGGCGGCGTGCACCGCTTCGAGCGGACCGGGATCCTCTCGACCTACCTGGTCGCGCTGATCGCGGGGCCGTACGCGAGCTGGCACGACACCTACCGCGACGAGCACGCGGAGATCCCGCTCGGCATCTACTGCCGCGCCTCGCTGGCCCCGCACATGGACCACGAACGGATCTTCACGGAGACGAAGCAGGGCTTCGACTTCTACCACCGCAACTTCCGGGTGACCTACCCGTTCGGCAAGTACGACCAGCTCTTCGTCCCGGAGTTCAACGCCGGCGCGATGGAGAACGCCGGTGCGATCACGTTCCTGGAGGACTACGTCTTCCGGTCCCGGGTCACCCGCACCCTCTACGAGCGGCGCGCCGAGACGATCCTGCACGAGATGGCGCACATGTGGTTCGGCGACCTCGTGACCATGCGCTGGTGGGACGACCTGTGGCTGAACGAGTCGTTCGCCACCTGGGCGTCCGTGCTGTGCCAGGCCGACGCCACCGAGTACACCAACGCCTGGACCACGTTCGCGAACGTCGAGAAGTCCTGGGCCTACCGGCAGGACCAGCTCCCGTCGACGCACCCGATCGCCGCGGACATCCCGGACCTGCAGGCCGTCGAGGTCAACTTCGACGGGATCACCTACGCCAAGGGCGCGTCGGTGCTCAAGCAGCTCGTCGCCTACGTCGGCCTGGAGCCGTTCCTGGCCGGGCTGCGGGACTACTTCGCCGCGCACGCGTGGGGCAACGCCACGTTCGACGACCTGCTGGGCGCGCTGGAGAAGGCGTCCGGGCGGGACCTGTCCGACTGGGGCGCGCAGTGGCTGCGCACCACCGGTCTGAACCTGCTGCGGCCGTCGTTCGGGGTCGACGAGGCGGGCAAGTTCACCTCGTTCGACGTCGTGCAGGGCGGGGCCCGCCCCGGCGCCGGCGAGCTGCGCACGCACCGGATCGCGGTCGGCGTGTACGACGACGACCCGGCGACCGGGAAGCTGGTCCGCACCCACCGGGTCGAGCTCGACGTCTCCGGCGAGCGGACCCCGGTCCCCGAGCTCGTCGGCCTCCCCCGCGGCAAGCTGGTCCTGGTCAACGACGACGACCTCACCTACTGCGCGCTGCGTCTCGACCCCGGCTCGCTGGCCACCCTGGTCGACCGGATCGGCGACATCGCCGACCCGCTGCCGCGGACGCTGTGCTGGTCGTCGGCCTGGGAGATGACCCGCGAGGCCGAGCTGAAGGCCCGCGACTTCGTCACCCTCGTCGCCGGCGGGTTCGACACCGAGACCGAGATCGGCGTCGTACAGCGGCTGCTGATGCAGGCCCAGACCGCGACGGCGTCGTACTGCACCCCGGAGTGGGCCGCCGGGCGAGGCTGGCCGCTGCTGACCGACGCGCTGCGCTTCCGGCTGGACACCGCCCCCGCCGGGTCGGACATCCAGCTCGCCGTCGTGAACGCCCTGGCCTCGTCTGTGCTGCCGGACGTCACCCTCGACGCGATGAAGGGCTGGCTGCTCGACGTGCAGGTCCCGGCCGGGCTGACCGTCGACGCCGACCTGCGCTGGCGGCTGCTGCACGCGCTGGTCGCGCACGGACGGGCGGGCGAGACCGAGATCGCCGAGGAGGAGCAGCGCGACGCGACCTCGACCGGTGCCCGGCAGGGTGAGCGGGCCCGCGCGCTGGTCCCGACCGCCGAGGCCAAGGAGCGGGCCTGGCAGCGTGCCGTGCACGACGACTCGCTGCCCAACTCGATGAACGAGTCGGCGATCGCGGGCTTCTCGCACCCCGCGCAGCGCGGCCTGCTCGACGGGTACGTCGACCGCTACTTCGCCGAGATCGACGGCGTGTGGGCGCGGCGGACCTCGGAGCTGGCGCAGAACGTCGTCGTCGGGCTGTTCCCGTCCTGGGCGGTGGAGCCGAGCACCGTCGCCGCCGCCGACGCCTGGCTCGCCGACGAGTCGAAGCCGGCCGCCCTGCGCCGGCTGGTGACCGAGGGCCGCGCCGGGATCGTCCGGGCGCTCGCCGCCCGGGAGTTCGACGGCCAGCCGACCCCCTCCACCCCGGACCAGGCGACCGCCGTCGAGCAGCCCTGA